The following nucleotide sequence is from Halobacillus mangrovi.
AAGAGATTTATCCAGAACCGGATCTTGAAAAAGCGAAGCAATTGCTTGAAGAAGCAGGTTATGGTGACGGGTTAGATCTGAAGATGAAGGTGGGTACGAACCAATATCAAATCGATGCGGCGCAAGTGATCAAGCAACAGTTGAAAGAAGTAGGGATCAATGTTGAAGTCGTCTCTCAAGAGAAAAGTGTCTTCTTTGAAGCTCTAGGCTCTGGTGACTTTGAAATGACAGTTGTCGGCTGGGTCGGTTTTGTCGATCCAGATGAGTTCTTGTACAACATATTCCACACGGATGGCAAGTACAATCAGCAAAATTACTCTAATCCTGAAGTAGACAAGCTGCTTGAACAAGGCCGTGCAGAAATGGATCAAGAGAAGCGTAAGGAAATCTATGACCAAGCTCAAAAAATCATTGCTGAAGATGCACCAATGGTCTTCCTTTATGCAAACCCGCATATTTCAGCAATTCGTGAGCGAGTCAAAGGCTTTGAAGTGGCTCCTACTGTAACGACTAAATCACTTGAAAAAACGAAAATCGAAGAATAAGAAAAGGGGAAAAGCGACCTTGACTTAAGGCCGCTTTTTCCTTCATCCATAGCCATTCTACTGTGCGGGAGGGAGAAATAAGGTGATTCAATACGTTATTAAGCGGCTGCTCATTTCCATTCCTGTTTTGTTCGGGATTTCGATCGTAGCTTTCTTCATCGTCAGACTTGTACCAGGAGATACAGTAACAGCAATGCTCGGTAACAGCTATACGGAAAGTCAGGCAGAAGCGTTACGAGCAAAATATGGATTAGATAAACCGCTTATCCAGCAATATTTACTTTGGTTAGGCAATGTAGTCAAAGGTGATTTCGGTTATTCACAATTTACGAACACACCGGTCTTACAGGCGATATTAGCTCGATTACCAATTACGATTGAACTTGCGATTTTAAGTGTAGTCATTGCAGTGGTCCTGGCTATTCCTCTTGGAACGATTGCCGCTTTACGCAGGAACAGCAAGTTCGATTATGGTGCCAGCTTTTTCGGAATGCTCGGTATATCCATCCCGAACTTTTGGCTGGGGACATTAATGATCCTTTTCTTATCGTTATATGCGGGCTGGTTTCCTTCAGGAGGCTTTGTCGGGCTGTATGAAAGTGTATGGGGTAACTTAAAAAGCATGCTTTTACCGGCTATTGCCCTCGGGACCGCTGTCGGTGCGGTTGCGATGCGGATGACACGCTCGTCCATGCTTGAGGTGACCAATCAGGAATACATTAAAATGGCACGTGCAAAAGGAGTCTCTAACCAGCGCCTCATCTGGAAGCATGCGATTAAAAACGCATTGATCCCCGTCGTGACTGTCCTGGGGATTCAGACCGGGTATTTACTCGGCGGCTCTGTTGTCATTGAACAGATTTTCGGTTTGCCAGGTGTCGGTCAGCTTGCCCTGGCGGCTATCACGAACCGGGATTACGCTCTACTGCAAGGAACGATTTTGTTTATCGCAAGCGCTTTTGTTCTTGTAAATCTGATTGTCGATATCATTTACGGATTCCTGAATCCGCAAATTCGTTACTAGGAAGGAGGGATCATAGGTGTCAGACCTATGGTATCAATTAAAGAAGAATAAAATTGCGATGTTCGGATTGTTCATGACATTGGTTTTGATGATCCTCGCCATTGCTGCTCCCATTGTAGCTCCCTATGACCCGTATAAAATGGCACCAGAAGCAAGGCTTGCCGGACCTAGTCTTGCTCACTTACTGGGTACTGATCAGTTCGGTCGGGATATTTTGAGTCGGATCATATACGGAACAAGAATTTCACTACAAGTGGGCATTATCTCCGTTGGTCTTTCCCTCGTACTTGGGACGATCATCGGTGTTGTCGCTGGTTATTACGGTAAATGGGTGGATGCAGCGCTGTCCCGGTTGACAGATGTCATGTTCGCATTTCCTGATATTTTGCTTGCTCTAGTCATTATGGCGATCCTGGGTCCAAGTCTAACGAACTTGATGATTGCTGTAGGAATCGTCTATACTCCAATTTTTGCCCGGATTGCACGAGGATCCGTTCTTGCTAATAAAAATTCGCTTTATATTGAAGCCGCAAAGTCCATGGGTGTCAGCAACTTGAAAATCATGTGGAAGCACATTCTTCCGAACAGTATGGCCCCGCTGATCGTACAGGTTACCTTATCGTTTGCATTCGCGATTCTTGCAGAAGCTGCGCTCAGTTTCCTTGGATTAGGTGTTTCTCCAGATACGCCTTCTTGGGGAATTATGCTTAGTGAAGGGAAAGATTGGATGGAATCCGCCTGGTGGATCGCTGTCTTCCCTGGTATTGCGATTACGTTAGCGGTCTTCAGTTTCAATGTTATGGGAGATGGACTACGTGACGCGCTGGACCCTCGCCTGAAAAATGAGTCAGCGTAAGAAAAGGAGAGATTCGATGTCTGATTACATTATGGAAGTCAATGATTTGAAGACCCATTTTCACACGAAAAAAGGCGTCGTCAAAGCCGTTGACGGAGTCAGTCTCAAAGTGAAAAAAGGAGAGATTCTCGCTGTTGTTGGAGAATCTGGCTGCGGAAAAAGTGTGACGTCCCAATCGATTATGCGACTAGTTGGGGACAAGAAAAGTGAAGAGGTTACTGGGGAAGTGCTTTATCACGGTCAAGATCTTTTGAAAAAGTCGAACTTAGAGATGCAAAAGATTCGCGGAAAAGATCTTTCGATGGTTTTTCAGGACCCGATGACCTCTTTGAATCCAGCCTATACGGTTGGAACACAGATTTCAGAAATGCCGATCATTCATGAGAAGAAAGATAAGAAATCCGCTTGGAAACGTGCGGTGGAAATGTTGACAAAGGTCGGGATCCCGTCACCAGCCAAGCGGGCCGAGCAGTATCCTCACCACTTCAGTGGAGGGATGCGTCAGCGTGGGGTGATTGCTATGTCGCTCGCTTGTGACCCTGATCTGATCATTGCCGATGAGCCCACGACCGCGCTTGATGTTACGATTCAGGCCCAAGTGCTGGATATTTTAAAAGGATTGAGAGATGACACCGGTACAGCCATCGTTATGATCACTCACGATTTAGGAGTTGTTGCAGAACTTTGTGACCGGGTCGCTGTCATGTACGCAGGAAAAATCGTAGAGGAAGGCACAGTGGAGGATATTTTTGATCGTCCTAAACATCCCTACACGCAAGGACTATTGAACTCAGTTCCCCGACCTGGCAAACGAGAGCGACTGGAGCCCATTGAAGGACAGCCGCCAAACCTGCACGACCTGCCAGAAGGGTGCCGATTTGCGGATCGCTGCCCATTCGTGATGGATCAATGCTTAGAAAAACAACCAGCTCTTATGCCTTCCGAGTCGGAGCAACATACCGTGGCTTGCTGGTTAGAAGAGGAGGATAACAACGATGACAACGGAAGAAATCGTACGGGTCGAAGGGTTGAAGAAGTACTTTAATATTTCTAATGGATTGTTTCGAAAAAAGAGTACGGTTAAAGCCGTGGACGACATCAGTTTTTCAGTTCATAAAGGGGAGACATTAGGAATCGTAGGTGAATCCGGATGTGGGAAATCAACGACAGGTCGTTTGTTGATGCGATTGTTGGATGCCACCGACGGCTCGATCTATTTTGAAGGAGAAAACATCCTCGATTGGGATAAAAAAGAGCTGAAAAAGCGACGTCGGGACTTTCAAATGATCTTTCAGGATCCGTTTGCCTCGTTAAATCCTCGGATGACCGTCATGGATGTCATTGAGGAACCGTTGACAACGGTCGGGATGCCAAAAAAGGAACGGAAGGAACGAGTCCATAAATTGCTTAAGGATGTCGGGATTCCGGAGAGCTATAAGGATCGTTATCCACATGAGTTTTCTGGAGGTCAGCGTCAACGGATCGGGATTGCGCGTGCGCTAGCTTTAAAGCCGAAGTTCATTGTTGCTGATGAGCCGGTTGCAGCTTTAGACGTCTCCATTCAAGCGCAGGTCATTAACCTTTTGATGGACTTGCAGGAAGAATACAATTTTACGTATTTATTCATCGCCCACGACTTGAGTGTCGTACAGTATATCAGTGACCGTGTTGGGGTTATGTACCTTGGTCAGATGATGGAGCTGGCCGAGAGTGACGAGATTTATGATAAACCTCTGCACCCCTATACAAAAGCACTTATGTCCGCGATTCCCGTGCCTGATATCCATGTACAAAGAGAAAGAATTCCACTCGAGGGAGAGGTTCCGAGTCCCGATAATCCCCCGACAGGGTGCCGTTTTCATACCCGTTGTCCCATTGCGACTGAACAATGTAAACGGGAAGTTCCGGAATTCAGAGAAATAAAAAATGGTCATTATGTGGCCTGTCATGAGGTGTAATCTATGAAACTAAATACTTTTTCTATTATAGCCCGCTGTCCTGATACTGGAAATTTTGGCGGGGCTGTAGCGACTTGTTTCCCTGGGGTCGGGGCTTATTCACCCCATATCGAACCGAATGTGGGAGCGGTTGTTACTCAAGGGTGGGTTAATCCTCCACTAGGTCAAGAAGGGCTCGATCACCTCAAACAAGGCAGAACGGCGAATGAAACACTGAACCATCTATTGCTGGATGACCCAGGTAAAGAACTTCGCCAAGTTTCAGTCATGGATTCCTACGGCAATTGTGCTGCTTATACTGGAGTTGAAAACGACGGCTACAAAGGTCATCGGATCGGTGATCAATACTCTATTCAAGGAAACTTGTTAACGGGACCAGAGGTGATTGATGACATGGCTGCTGCCTTCGAAAATTCTTCAGGGCCCTTAGCAGAACGCTTGCTTACAGCTCTAGAAGCGGCGGACGCAGCAGGCGGAGATGTGAGAGGCAAGCAGTCATCCGCTGTCAAAGTGGTGGCTGTCGATCAATATCCATTTGTTGATTTTCGGGTCGATGATCATGAAGAACCTGTTAGAGAATTACGCCGAATCTATGAGAAGAACAAATCGGTCTTGATTGAACGCTATTATGAATGGATTGATGCAGTGAAGGAAGGTACAGTCTTTTAAGAATTTTCTTTTTTCGACAATCTCTTCTATAGTTGAAGATGAGGTGGGGCGATGAAAACAGAGTTGTTAAACCAGTTGAAAAATCAATTCTATCAGGATCAAATCTACTTAATCGATAAAGAATCTAGAAAGGCGATCTCTGGAAGAGTAAACTTTATCAACGTAACCAGTTGGATTGACATATGTCTGGAGAGTCAAGAATCGGTTATTCATTTGTCTCCAACCATGCAAGGTTTCCAGTATGAAGATATCATTGTCGTTCTTTCAGGTTCAAAAAACTATAACGAAAAAGAAGCGTATGACTATTTCCATCAATATGAGCCGTGGCTGAAATTACTGATGAATTATATGAAGGATCAAGAGAAGCAAAACTCTCTTGATCTATTGATGGATGTCGCTCATACGCTTGCTTCTCGTATGTATGAGGACAACATATTGGACATCATTATAGAGTCTGTCGTTGATGCTCTTTCTGCAGCTGACACAGGCTTTTTGTTCTTACACGACGACAGGCTTGACAAACTTCTTGTTCAATCCGCTGTCGGCTTTAAAGAACAGAGCTATAAGAAAACGAGATTAAGAGTAGGTGAAGGTGTCAGCGGCATGGTGTTCCAACATGGGAAGTCTATGATGATCCATGGGGAAAAAGAAATCGCCGAAACGATGGGCAATATGTCTGAAGCCAACTTTCAATATTACATTGACTCGACAATAGATAAAGCATTCCCGGACAGCATGATCTCTGTTCCCTTGCGCTTCCAGTACGAGACGATTGGCGTACTGACGATCGATAGTTTCAAGGTCAACAGCTTTTTCTCCGAGCAGGATTTAGAACTACTGGAATCGCTTGCCGACCACGTAGCGATTGTCATTACCCATTCGAAACTTTATAAGCAGGAACGTAAGCAGCGGAAAGAATTGCAACAAACTCACCAGGCTTTAAGAAAAGAACATCTAACCATGCAACGTACAACAGATTTTCACCACCAGCTAACCAACATTGCGGCCCGAGGAGAAGGTGCCGATGCTATTGTGCGTACATTGAAGCGTATGGTCCGCTATCCTTTTGCTATCTATGATTCGTTACTAAAACCTTTTTACATTGACAACGAAGCGAAAGATAAGCATTTGCCGGAGAAGTTCTTAAATCATGATCGTGTGAAAAAGGTCATATCGACGAACAAGTGGCAGCAAATGACTACGGAAGGAGAAGAGC
It contains:
- a CDS encoding ABC transporter permease, translated to MIQYVIKRLLISIPVLFGISIVAFFIVRLVPGDTVTAMLGNSYTESQAEALRAKYGLDKPLIQQYLLWLGNVVKGDFGYSQFTNTPVLQAILARLPITIELAILSVVIAVVLAIPLGTIAALRRNSKFDYGASFFGMLGISIPNFWLGTLMILFLSLYAGWFPSGGFVGLYESVWGNLKSMLLPAIALGTAVGAVAMRMTRSSMLEVTNQEYIKMARAKGVSNQRLIWKHAIKNALIPVVTVLGIQTGYLLGGSVVIEQIFGLPGVGQLALAAITNRDYALLQGTILFIASAFVLVNLIVDIIYGFLNPQIRY
- a CDS encoding ABC transporter permease, whose product is MSDLWYQLKKNKIAMFGLFMTLVLMILAIAAPIVAPYDPYKMAPEARLAGPSLAHLLGTDQFGRDILSRIIYGTRISLQVGIISVGLSLVLGTIIGVVAGYYGKWVDAALSRLTDVMFAFPDILLALVIMAILGPSLTNLMIAVGIVYTPIFARIARGSVLANKNSLYIEAAKSMGVSNLKIMWKHILPNSMAPLIVQVTLSFAFAILAEAALSFLGLGVSPDTPSWGIMLSEGKDWMESAWWIAVFPGIAITLAVFSFNVMGDGLRDALDPRLKNESA
- a CDS encoding ABC transporter ATP-binding protein, whose amino-acid sequence is MSDYIMEVNDLKTHFHTKKGVVKAVDGVSLKVKKGEILAVVGESGCGKSVTSQSIMRLVGDKKSEEVTGEVLYHGQDLLKKSNLEMQKIRGKDLSMVFQDPMTSLNPAYTVGTQISEMPIIHEKKDKKSAWKRAVEMLTKVGIPSPAKRAEQYPHHFSGGMRQRGVIAMSLACDPDLIIADEPTTALDVTIQAQVLDILKGLRDDTGTAIVMITHDLGVVAELCDRVAVMYAGKIVEEGTVEDIFDRPKHPYTQGLLNSVPRPGKRERLEPIEGQPPNLHDLPEGCRFADRCPFVMDQCLEKQPALMPSESEQHTVACWLEEEDNNDDNGRNRTGRRVEEVL
- a CDS encoding ABC transporter ATP-binding protein, which encodes MTTEEIVRVEGLKKYFNISNGLFRKKSTVKAVDDISFSVHKGETLGIVGESGCGKSTTGRLLMRLLDATDGSIYFEGENILDWDKKELKKRRRDFQMIFQDPFASLNPRMTVMDVIEEPLTTVGMPKKERKERVHKLLKDVGIPESYKDRYPHEFSGGQRQRIGIARALALKPKFIVADEPVAALDVSIQAQVINLLMDLQEEYNFTYLFIAHDLSVVQYISDRVGVMYLGQMMELAESDEIYDKPLHPYTKALMSAIPVPDIHVQRERIPLEGEVPSPDNPPTGCRFHTRCPIATEQCKREVPEFREIKNGHYVACHEV
- a CDS encoding DUF1028 domain-containing protein — translated: MKLNTFSIIARCPDTGNFGGAVATCFPGVGAYSPHIEPNVGAVVTQGWVNPPLGQEGLDHLKQGRTANETLNHLLLDDPGKELRQVSVMDSYGNCAAYTGVENDGYKGHRIGDQYSIQGNLLTGPEVIDDMAAAFENSSGPLAERLLTALEAADAAGGDVRGKQSSAVKVVAVDQYPFVDFRVDDHEEPVRELRRIYEKNKSVLIERYYEWIDAVKEGTVF
- a CDS encoding helix-turn-helix domain-containing protein — translated: MKTELLNQLKNQFYQDQIYLIDKESRKAISGRVNFINVTSWIDICLESQESVIHLSPTMQGFQYEDIIVVLSGSKNYNEKEAYDYFHQYEPWLKLLMNYMKDQEKQNSLDLLMDVAHTLASRMYEDNILDIIIESVVDALSAADTGFLFLHDDRLDKLLVQSAVGFKEQSYKKTRLRVGEGVSGMVFQHGKSMMIHGEKEIAETMGNMSEANFQYYIDSTIDKAFPDSMISVPLRFQYETIGVLTIDSFKVNSFFSEQDLELLESLADHVAIVITHSKLYKQERKQRKELQQTHQALRKEHLTMQRTTDFHHQLTNIAARGEGADAIVRTLKRMVRYPFAIYDSLLKPFYIDNEAKDKHLPEKFLNHDRVKKVISTNKWQQMTTEGEERLVVLPVVGVDSMWGFLCVWIDSADFFENDIVLFEYGATVLSLELTKQDAIREAENRAKGELVEGVLAGEMTPSLESQASNLGFSPSDYYVMVLCKIDPALVENAGMVQDARRQKDEVVELIEHALAVHRINGIVSMNSSYLFAMVSFPDGEGKMAARENIKPFVHQMEKTSAPIKLGVGRVHKNLSRLNHSYKDAEKCIQLLENQPGKKVMSFIEAGIYRFFLQHSEEELDLYVSDILGPLIQYDHKKNGELIQTLITYIMHDKDLRKITEQLNIHANTLYYRIKRIQDILELDFDDSGDWFNVQLACQVYKYINEK